One part of the Vicugna pacos chromosome 20, VicPac4, whole genome shotgun sequence genome encodes these proteins:
- the LOC102536780 gene encoding LOW QUALITY PROTEIN: olfactory receptor 2J3 (The sequence of the model RefSeq protein was modified relative to this genomic sequence to represent the inferred CDS: deleted 1 base in 1 codon) — protein sequence MNDDGKINASSEGYFVLLGFSNWPHLEVVLFVVILMFYLMTLVGNLFIIILSYLDFHLHTPMYFFLSNLSFLDLCYTTSSIPQLLVNLWGSEKTISYKGCMVQLYFVLALGTTECVLLVVMSYDRYAAVCRPLHYTVLMHPRFCHMLAAASWVSGFTNSALHSIFTFWVPLCGHRQVDHFFREVPALLRLSCVDTRANELTLMVTSSIFVLIPLILILSSYGAIAQAVLRMQSTTGLQKVFGTCGAHLMVVSLFFIPAMCIYLLPSSGKSQDQGKFIALFYTVVTPSLNPLIYTLRNRDVRGAVKRLMGQE from the exons ATGAATGATGATGGA AAAATCAATGCAAGTTCTGAAGGCTACTTTGTTCTACTGGGTTTTTCTAATTGGCCTCATCTGGAAGTAGTTCTCTTTGTGGTTATCCTGATGTTCTACTTGATGACATTGGTAGGCAACCTGTTCATCATTATCTTGTCATACCTAGACTTCCATCTCCACACACCCATGTATTTCTTCCTCTCAAACCTCTCTTTTCTGGATCTCTGCTATACCACCAGCTCCATCCCTCAGTTGCTTGTCAACCTCTGGGGCTCAGAGAAAACCATCTCTTACAAAGGTTGCATGGTTCAACTTTATTTTGTCCTTGCATTGGGAACCACAGAATGCGTGCTACTGGTGGTGATGTCCTATGACCGTTATGCAGCTGTATGTAGACCCTTGCATTACACTGTCCTCATGCACCCTCGTTTCTGCCATATGTTGGCTGCGGCTTCTTGGGTGAGTGGCTTTACTAATTCAGCACTTCATTCCATCTTTACCTTCTGGGTACCACTGTGTGGACATCGCCAAGTGGACCATTTCTTCCGTGAAGTTCCAGCACTGCTGCGACTGTCATGCGTTGATACCCGTGCCAACGAGCTGACCCTCATGGTCACGAGCTCCATTTTTGTTCTCATACCTCTCATCCTCATTCTCAGCTCCTATGGTGCCATTGCCCAGGCTGTGCTGAGGATGCAGTCAACAACTGGACTTCAGAAAGTCTTTGGCACATGTGGAGCCCATCTTATGGTTGTATCCCTCTTTTTCATTCCAGCCATGTGCATATATCTCCTACCATCATCAGGAAAGTCTCAAGATCAAGGCAAGTTCATTGCCCTGTTTTATACTGTTGTCACACCTAGCCTCAACCCTCTAATCTACACCCTCAGAAACAGAGATGTAAGAGGGGCAGTAAAGAGATTAATGGGGCAAGAGTGA